One stretch of Paenibacillus sp. FSL R5-0341 DNA includes these proteins:
- a CDS encoding TROVE domain-containing protein, with translation MSRAKQLFNQPQPTTRNHGGYRAYERLVEEQYIQMLMTNTLNNTFYADTQQLMDDAIVSHQEMAEVDAGFMARALVYARNEGLMRLQPLYGLALLSKVDPDQFAKVFSQVVQTPADLADFLTILRGLGRGQGGRAVKRQVSLFLNGITEYWAIKYNGRGRGYSLGDMIATAHPKPINMKQQALFRYLRGHEVDLTELPQLQALEKLKATRNPASRMHLIEKGKLPYSVVTSIMQPTRTVWEALMFQMPTFALLRHLNAMDRAGVFEKLKNIDYVTGRLTDAEALRKSRILPFRFASAYEMIAREELRDALRQAVELSIGNLPTLPGRTAIFLDRSGSMQGDYLRIGSVLALALYKQTRGNALFWLFDHMVEDARPKMNESILSQAHRIRAQGGTDTGRPVRELRDIGEKVDQIIMITDEQQNEGSPLYVELERYRRMMNPELKVFIVDIAPYRQAMVPPRDGKTFYIYGWSETVLTYIAETVAGYDTLADRVRAIDI, from the coding sequence ATGAGCAGAGCGAAACAATTATTTAATCAACCTCAGCCAACGACACGTAATCATGGGGGGTACCGAGCCTATGAGCGATTGGTGGAGGAACAATATATACAGATGTTGATGACCAATACATTGAACAATACGTTCTATGCAGATACACAGCAACTGATGGACGATGCGATAGTCAGTCATCAGGAGATGGCTGAGGTCGATGCAGGGTTTATGGCGCGGGCGCTGGTTTATGCTCGTAATGAAGGTTTGATGCGGTTACAGCCTCTATACGGGCTGGCACTGTTGTCCAAAGTGGACCCGGATCAGTTTGCGAAGGTGTTCTCTCAAGTCGTACAGACACCGGCTGATTTGGCTGATTTTCTGACCATTCTGAGAGGATTGGGACGGGGACAGGGCGGTCGAGCGGTGAAGCGTCAGGTGAGTCTCTTTTTGAACGGCATTACTGAATACTGGGCCATCAAATACAACGGACGTGGACGTGGATATAGTCTGGGCGATATGATCGCTACAGCACACCCTAAGCCGATAAATATGAAGCAGCAAGCCTTGTTTCGTTATTTGCGCGGGCATGAGGTGGATCTTACGGAACTGCCGCAGTTGCAGGCGCTGGAAAAGCTGAAAGCTACCCGCAACCCGGCAAGCCGGATGCATCTGATCGAGAAAGGCAAACTCCCGTATTCAGTGGTCACATCGATTATGCAACCGACACGTACGGTTTGGGAGGCGTTAATGTTTCAGATGCCGACTTTTGCGTTGTTACGCCATCTGAATGCAATGGATCGGGCGGGTGTTTTTGAAAAATTGAAAAATATCGATTACGTAACGGGCCGTCTAACGGATGCAGAAGCCCTGCGCAAGTCGCGCATCTTACCTTTCCGATTCGCCAGTGCGTATGAAATGATTGCGAGAGAAGAGTTGCGGGATGCTTTGCGGCAAGCAGTGGAGTTATCCATTGGCAACCTGCCAACGCTACCTGGAAGAACGGCTATTTTCCTGGATCGGTCGGGTTCCATGCAAGGGGACTATTTACGGATTGGTTCGGTGCTGGCACTGGCGCTTTATAAACAAACGAGAGGTAATGCCCTGTTCTGGTTATTCGACCATATGGTTGAGGATGCTCGCCCGAAGATGAATGAAAGCATTCTATCCCAAGCTCACCGTATTCGCGCACAAGGTGGAACAGACACAGGTCGACCAGTGCGGGAACTTCGGGATATCGGAGAGAAAGTGGATCAGATCATTATGATCACCGATGAACAGCAGAATGAAGGCAGCCCGTTATATGTCGAGCTTGAGCGATATCGTCGGATGATGAATCCGGAGTTGAAGGTATTTATTGTGGATATAGCACCTTATCGGCAGGCCATGGTACCGCCACGGGATGGCAAAACGTTTTACATCTACGGTTGGAGTGAAACGGTACTGACGTATATTGCTGAGACTGTGGCAGGATATGATACACTCGCAGACCGGGTGAGAGCGATAGATATTTAA
- a CDS encoding WYL domain-containing protein: MARESFDKEIQFLRMLSLTSGAYNRKQYAERLGISVHTFDKTNRRLKEIMQTVTDQRSGAEASREMADLVRFQYGESAEPMLLFLFRAKSMKETEVQRLSVLLHTLQHKALTAMELLDACCADLPEELALPDEKTIRSDLKYLEEVGVIRKEPSGRPYRYALQQDVLTELTVEEQLELYDFVDMMANTQVPSVQGYLLRDSLKKAITASFPQEEATEPYIYKYHYYSRILDEAHLYTLLSAIRQRKRVQFLYYSPKKPSSYSSQNTNPRFEREAGGRSNRIVPLEVIYDHQYGRWYVIGYQGRRGFVKFRMEGITQLEEQDSVEEQYMLELKQQWTDISRYSWLVDTGNTLTVQARFFHPERGQRNFILDRVRLQGQWGKITPETDHTFLYEIQVNGTTEIKPWLRSFGSSCEVIAPWRLRQEMIKEWKEIAEYYEPVREDVQLPDDDPTE, translated from the coding sequence ATGGCAAGAGAGAGCTTCGACAAAGAAATTCAGTTCTTACGCATGTTATCCCTAACAAGCGGTGCATATAACCGTAAACAGTATGCCGAGCGGCTTGGCATATCCGTACATACCTTTGATAAAACCAATCGCAGACTAAAAGAAATCATGCAGACCGTCACTGACCAGCGTTCAGGTGCCGAAGCAAGCCGGGAAATGGCCGATCTCGTCCGCTTCCAGTACGGAGAATCCGCTGAGCCCATGCTGCTCTTCCTCTTCCGCGCCAAGTCGATGAAAGAGACTGAAGTTCAGCGTCTTTCTGTCCTTTTGCATACCTTACAACATAAAGCACTGACCGCGATGGAACTGCTGGACGCCTGCTGCGCTGATCTGCCGGAAGAACTCGCGTTACCTGACGAGAAAACCATCCGCTCAGATCTGAAGTATCTGGAAGAGGTTGGGGTCATTCGGAAAGAGCCCAGTGGCAGACCGTATCGATATGCATTGCAACAGGATGTCCTTACCGAGTTAACGGTGGAGGAACAGCTGGAGTTATATGATTTTGTGGATATGATGGCAAACACTCAGGTTCCTTCCGTACAGGGGTACTTATTGCGGGACAGTTTGAAAAAAGCCATTACGGCAAGTTTCCCGCAAGAAGAAGCTACCGAGCCCTATATTTATAAGTATCACTATTATTCTCGTATCCTGGACGAAGCTCATCTCTACACGCTGCTTAGTGCGATTCGTCAGCGCAAACGTGTGCAGTTCCTATACTATTCACCGAAAAAACCATCCAGCTACAGTTCACAGAATACGAATCCACGCTTTGAACGGGAAGCAGGCGGACGATCCAACCGGATCGTGCCCCTTGAAGTGATCTATGACCATCAGTATGGTCGTTGGTATGTGATTGGATATCAGGGCCGGCGCGGCTTTGTGAAATTTCGGATGGAAGGCATAACACAGTTGGAGGAACAGGATTCAGTAGAAGAGCAATACATGCTCGAGCTAAAGCAGCAGTGGACCGACATTAGTCGCTACAGTTGGCTCGTGGATACGGGGAATACCTTAACGGTTCAAGCTCGTTTTTTCCACCCGGAGCGTGGTCAGCGTAACTTCATTCTGGATCGGGTTCGTCTGCAAGGTCAATGGGGCAAGATCACACCCGAAACGGATCACACTTTTCTCTATGAAATCCAGGTTAACGGTACCACTGAGATCAAACCGTGGTTACGGAGTTTTGGCTCAAGCTGCGAAGTAATTGCACCCTGGAGGCTACGCCAGGAGATGATCAAGGAATGGAAGGAGATTGCGGAATACTATGAACCTGTTCGAGAAGATGTTCAATTACCAGATGATGACCCGACTGAATGA
- a CDS encoding GntR family transcriptional regulator, whose amino-acid sequence MTMEFDNNLPIYLQIMQYIKRQIVTGTLQAGDKIPSVRELAAELQINPNTVQRTFQELEREEVVETKRGLGRYVTSEERKIMTIKKEMASELLERFLTGMQELGIEEQDILSIVADAVAEGKGGTTHE is encoded by the coding sequence GTGACTATGGAATTTGATAACAACTTACCGATCTACCTGCAGATCATGCAGTACATCAAGAGACAGATTGTAACCGGGACACTTCAGGCAGGTGACAAAATTCCTTCGGTTCGTGAACTCGCGGCTGAATTACAGATCAATCCAAATACAGTACAACGGACATTTCAGGAGCTTGAGCGGGAAGAAGTGGTCGAAACCAAACGTGGTTTGGGCAGATACGTGACCAGTGAGGAGCGGAAGATAATGACAATCAAAAAAGAAATGGCCAGTGAATTGCTGGAACGTTTTCTGACCGGAATGCAGGAACTGGGCATTGAAGAGCAGGATATCTTATCCATCGTAGCCGATGCCGTTGCGGAAGGAAAGGGAGGAACAACGCATGAGTAA
- a CDS encoding STM3941 family protein gives MSTSYEQHVEYPNRKRMAWLTAGAALFVAAGFFLIFDGSSVTNDSILSGVIGVLSILFFGLCFCYSLVKMIKKEPSFVIDEDGFVDASSYTAGGAVAWRDVENIFMYELMGQKMIGVKLRDEKAYLDRQNGMKRKLMTVNSNMVDATISVAQSSLTLPLDQLYIMMMSHWRHVNDSMIHDSYSRH, from the coding sequence TTGAGCACATCCTATGAGCAGCATGTGGAATATCCAAACCGAAAACGAATGGCGTGGCTTACGGCAGGGGCAGCACTTTTTGTGGCAGCCGGATTTTTTTTGATTTTTGATGGTTCCTCAGTTACGAATGATTCCATCCTTTCGGGTGTGATTGGTGTTCTTTCCATTTTGTTTTTCGGGCTATGTTTCTGCTACAGTCTGGTAAAGATGATCAAGAAGGAACCTTCTTTTGTGATCGATGAGGATGGGTTCGTGGATGCATCTTCTTATACCGCAGGAGGAGCCGTGGCCTGGAGAGATGTTGAAAATATTTTTATGTATGAATTAATGGGTCAGAAAATGATCGGGGTCAAACTGCGAGATGAGAAAGCCTATTTGGATCGCCAGAATGGGATGAAACGCAAGTTGATGACGGTCAACAGCAATATGGTCGATGCGACCATCAGCGTTGCCCAAAGTAGCCTCACATTGCCACTGGATCAATTGTATATCATGATGATGAGCCATTGGAGACATGTAAATGATAGCATGATTCATGATTCGTATAGTCGTCATTAG
- a CDS encoding ABC transporter ATP-binding protein produces MSNILELNQINKTYGNKKALSNITLDIAPGRIVGLLGSNGSGKSTLMKLVAGLLHPTSGTIQVTGKPVGLETKSLVSFMPDRPLTEKWMRVRDAIAYYRDFYADFDEEKAREMLDFMNLVESDRVRHLSKGMNERLQLTLALSRKARLYLLDEPIGGVDPVARGKILDAIVKFYDEESSLIISTHLVNDIERIFDEVVFIREGELVMREEVETLRLKYGKSVDEMFKEVYAE; encoded by the coding sequence ATGAGTAACATCCTTGAACTGAACCAGATTAACAAGACATATGGCAATAAGAAAGCGCTCAGTAATATCACATTGGATATTGCTCCTGGCCGAATCGTAGGTCTGCTGGGTAGCAACGGCAGTGGCAAGAGTACGCTCATGAAGCTGGTTGCCGGTTTGCTGCATCCTACCAGTGGAACGATTCAAGTCACAGGCAAGCCTGTTGGTCTGGAGACGAAGTCATTGGTTTCATTCATGCCGGATCGCCCATTGACCGAGAAGTGGATGAGAGTGCGGGATGCGATTGCGTACTATCGCGATTTCTATGCTGATTTTGATGAGGAGAAGGCGCGGGAGATGCTGGACTTCATGAACCTTGTCGAGAGTGACCGGGTACGGCATCTGTCGAAAGGGATGAATGAACGACTACAACTAACACTGGCGCTCTCTCGTAAGGCTCGTCTGTATTTGCTGGATGAACCGATTGGCGGAGTAGACCCGGTTGCGCGAGGCAAGATTCTGGATGCGATCGTCAAATTCTATGATGAAGAGAGCAGTCTGATCATCTCCACGCATCTGGTGAATGATATCGAACGGATTTTTGATGAAGTTGTCTTTATTCGCGAGGGCGAACTGGTGATGCGGGAAGAAGTGGAAACGCTCCGGCTGAAATATGGAAAAAGTGTGGATGAGATGTTCAAGGAGGTCTATGCGGAATGA
- a CDS encoding WYL domain-containing protein has product MNLFEKMFNYQMMTRLNETGLFTWTSQERAWLRMMLNHPAAREALSPVTLDKMHNMLNGEQDLNLQDYLTEKAKSEENSVSHPLLRQLRLIILHHEGFRMTGRVRNGRTSHDEFGFPYKLEYSMVKKEWYVLWYAPRFDKLMSTKLHSIVTVEAQPVDPDTASGYTARIAAITEKRKTTITIEVLPEFNQELSRILYAFSCFEKQVEYMEAQQTYRIELTVPRNEMDYVLSKMRFLGKRVQIADHTVLRERMSETAAKALARYAEKDPDMHSQRSNEVQHHQREEEPFAKADGH; this is encoded by the coding sequence ATGAACCTGTTCGAGAAGATGTTCAATTACCAGATGATGACCCGACTGAATGAAACCGGACTGTTCACCTGGACCTCACAGGAACGGGCCTGGCTTCGCATGATGCTGAATCACCCTGCTGCGAGAGAAGCGCTTAGTCCTGTAACATTGGACAAAATGCACAACATGCTGAATGGTGAGCAGGACCTGAACCTCCAGGATTACCTGACTGAAAAAGCCAAAAGCGAAGAAAATAGCGTATCCCACCCACTGCTTAGACAATTACGGCTAATCATTTTGCATCACGAAGGATTTCGCATGACGGGTCGTGTCCGCAATGGACGAACGAGCCATGATGAATTTGGCTTCCCGTACAAACTGGAGTATTCCATGGTCAAAAAAGAATGGTACGTGCTCTGGTATGCTCCTCGCTTCGACAAGCTCATGTCCACCAAATTGCACAGCATCGTTACCGTGGAAGCCCAACCGGTTGATCCGGATACCGCTTCGGGCTACACTGCCCGAATTGCTGCGATAACGGAGAAACGTAAGACGACCATCACCATCGAAGTACTGCCCGAGTTCAATCAGGAGCTGTCCCGAATCCTCTATGCCTTCTCCTGCTTCGAGAAACAGGTCGAGTACATGGAAGCCCAGCAGACATATCGAATCGAGCTGACCGTTCCACGGAATGAGATGGATTATGTCTTATCCAAAATGCGTTTTCTGGGCAAACGGGTTCAAATTGCTGACCACACGGTGCTGCGGGAGCGGATGTCTGAGACAGCTGCCAAGGCATTGGCCCGTTATGCAGAAAAAGATCCTGATATGCATTCCCAACGCTCCAATGAAGTTCAGCACCACCAACGCGAAGAGGAACCTTTCGCGAAAGCCGATGGTCACTGA
- a CDS encoding 3' terminal RNA ribose 2'-O-methyltransferase Hen1, translated as MHLILKASGADAGIVSHLLAKNPLNIYDRVDKGVRVRMVYTTATENETEVLIHAEPDPVDLVRGTPDGYDITQYINDREFVTSSLFCSYIRAALGTALNGKPKEDYVQWVGHAFELELTFGPVASDLPDRVVEELFSPLGYAVSVERGELSYSFDLKNRSTVRHIILRGRNTVQHALRQLFLLIPVLDNYKHYFISEDEIDKIKRYGEGWLDAHPLKELIVKRTLRFSELIRQYERQEGALSASLGQESGIAQVLETVIQENNVGHQEEGEQEHPGVESDSGQSEPPVRLNELRYRAITDVVAALPVKRRIVDMGAGEGKLSARLSYIPDVESILAVEPSGQSRLRAMERFAKLEGRSGVVAMPEPIIGSLFYFDEQMQNQDVMILCEVIEHIEEYRLNGIMDTIMNDYQPEVLLVTTPNKEYNDVYAMEQESFRHHDHRFEWTRAELASRCEEWTQNGNYGYEIKGIGEHVEGYGQPTQLVIFERRKESLS; from the coding sequence ATGCATCTGATCTTAAAAGCAAGCGGCGCTGACGCGGGGATTGTATCCCATTTGTTAGCGAAGAATCCGCTGAATATATATGACCGGGTAGACAAAGGCGTACGTGTAAGAATGGTGTACACTACGGCTACAGAGAACGAAACAGAAGTGCTGATTCATGCTGAGCCTGATCCTGTGGATCTGGTCAGAGGCACACCCGACGGGTATGACATTACGCAATATATCAATGATCGTGAGTTCGTGACCAGCAGCCTGTTCTGCTCCTACATACGTGCGGCGCTCGGGACGGCCCTGAATGGTAAGCCGAAGGAAGACTATGTGCAATGGGTAGGACACGCTTTCGAGTTGGAGCTGACCTTTGGCCCGGTGGCGTCCGATCTGCCGGATCGGGTTGTAGAGGAATTATTCTCGCCATTAGGCTACGCCGTTTCGGTGGAACGTGGAGAGCTTTCGTATTCATTTGATCTGAAAAATAGAAGCACGGTTCGCCATATCATCCTGCGTGGTCGTAACACAGTACAACATGCGCTGCGCCAGCTCTTTCTTCTGATTCCAGTACTGGATAATTACAAACATTATTTCATCAGTGAAGATGAGATCGATAAAATCAAACGATATGGTGAAGGGTGGCTGGATGCTCACCCACTGAAAGAACTCATTGTGAAGCGTACGCTGCGTTTTTCCGAATTGATCCGGCAGTATGAGCGTCAAGAAGGTGCTTTGTCTGCGTCTCTTGGACAGGAGAGCGGAATAGCTCAAGTCTTGGAGACGGTTATTCAGGAGAATAACGTGGGACATCAGGAAGAAGGAGAACAAGAGCATCCTGGGGTCGAGTCCGATAGCGGACAATCTGAACCCCCTGTGCGGTTAAACGAGTTGCGTTATCGTGCGATTACGGATGTGGTTGCAGCGTTGCCAGTCAAACGGCGCATTGTGGATATGGGAGCGGGTGAAGGCAAGCTGTCCGCTCGCTTATCCTACATTCCCGATGTGGAGTCGATTCTGGCAGTCGAACCTTCAGGCCAGTCAAGACTTCGGGCCATGGAGCGCTTCGCGAAGCTGGAGGGTCGTTCTGGAGTGGTGGCTATGCCGGAACCGATCATCGGTTCACTTTTTTATTTTGACGAGCAGATGCAAAACCAGGACGTTATGATTCTATGCGAAGTCATTGAGCATATCGAGGAATATCGTCTGAACGGAATTATGGATACAATCATGAACGACTATCAGCCAGAAGTGCTGCTGGTCACTACACCGAACAAGGAATATAACGATGTGTATGCAATGGAGCAGGAAAGTTTCCGTCACCATGATCATCGCTTTGAGTGGACTCGTGCGGAGCTGGCTTCCCGGTGTGAGGAATGGACGCAGAACGGGAACTATGGCTATGAAATTAAGGGTATCGGTGAGCATGTAGAAGGCTATGGACAGCCTACCCAACTGGTCATTTTTGAGCGGAGAAAGGAGAGTCTATCATGA
- a CDS encoding aldo/keto reductase, giving the protein MMHGNATRTILLPDGTALPAIGQGTWNMGEKQSSREEEVRALRSGIEQGLTVIDTAEMYAEGGAEVVTGKAISGYRDEVFLVSKVYPHHADRKQMITACERSLKRLGTDRLDLYLLHWRGGVPLEETVQALEQLKQSGKILRWGVSNLDTRDMQELWGLPEGAQCMVNQVLYHTASRGIEHELLPWMRERRVPVMAYCPLAQGGRLRSELLEHPVIREIAQGRGVTTSQIALAWVIRDGDVMAIPKAVQLNHVADNAAAVNIVLTKEELTRLNEAFPAPNGKVPLDIV; this is encoded by the coding sequence ATGATGCATGGTAATGCAACTCGCACGATTCTACTTCCAGATGGAACTGCCCTGCCTGCGATAGGACAAGGCACATGGAACATGGGAGAGAAGCAATCCAGCCGGGAAGAAGAAGTACGGGCACTGCGTTCCGGTATTGAACAGGGACTGACCGTGATTGATACAGCGGAGATGTATGCAGAAGGCGGGGCAGAAGTTGTTACGGGAAAGGCTATATCGGGCTATCGTGACGAAGTCTTTCTCGTATCCAAAGTGTATCCCCATCACGCGGATCGCAAGCAGATGATTACAGCATGTGAGCGAAGTCTCAAGCGCTTAGGAACAGATCGCCTGGATCTGTATCTGCTCCATTGGCGCGGAGGAGTGCCACTTGAAGAGACGGTTCAGGCTTTGGAACAATTGAAGCAATCCGGTAAAATTCTGCGTTGGGGTGTATCGAACCTGGATACAAGGGATATGCAGGAGTTATGGGGCCTGCCGGAGGGTGCTCAATGTATGGTGAATCAGGTGTTGTACCATACAGCCTCGCGTGGTATCGAACATGAGCTGCTTCCCTGGATGCGGGAACGACGTGTTCCGGTCATGGCGTATTGTCCACTGGCCCAAGGTGGCAGACTTCGAAGTGAATTGTTGGAGCATCCGGTCATTCGAGAGATTGCACAGGGTCGAGGAGTCACGACTTCGCAGATCGCATTAGCCTGGGTGATCAGAGACGGAGACGTAATGGCGATTCCCAAGGCGGTACAACTGAATCATGTGGCAGACAATGCGGCAGCAGTGAACATCGTTTTGACAAAAGAGGAACTGACCCGGTTGAATGAGGCATTCCCTGCGCCTAATGGCAAGGTACCTTTAGATATCGTGTGA
- a CDS encoding nucleotidyltransferase domain-containing protein codes for MTYVHEEMKDTIRQQLKQIEQEEQVRIIYACESGSRAWGFPSQDSDYDVRFLYVRSLEWYLSIEDKRDVIERPISDQLDINGWDLRKALKLFRKSNPPLLEWLQSPIQYDEQYSVTQHIRALSPLTFSPKSCMYHYLNMAKGNFRDYLQGERVKIKKYFYVLRPLLACGWIERYDAMPPMAFEELVQELVPATTPLYTEIHELLRRKKAGEELDLEPQLPAIQAFLAERIEHFDRLAGQMENEQIIEFEELDRIFRFALQEVWN; via the coding sequence ATGACCTACGTTCATGAAGAAATGAAAGATACGATCAGACAACAGCTGAAGCAGATTGAACAGGAGGAGCAGGTACGGATCATCTATGCCTGTGAATCGGGCAGTCGGGCGTGGGGATTTCCTTCCCAGGATAGTGACTATGATGTGCGTTTCTTATATGTAAGATCGCTGGAATGGTACTTGTCGATTGAGGATAAAAGGGATGTTATTGAACGCCCGATCAGTGATCAGCTCGACATTAATGGGTGGGATCTGCGAAAGGCGTTGAAGCTGTTTCGCAAATCCAATCCACCACTGTTGGAGTGGCTACAGTCCCCCATTCAGTATGATGAACAGTATAGCGTGACACAGCATATCCGTGCACTGTCGCCTTTGACCTTCTCGCCCAAGTCCTGCATGTATCATTATCTGAATATGGCAAAGGGCAATTTTCGGGATTATTTACAAGGTGAGCGGGTCAAGATTAAAAAGTATTTCTATGTGCTTCGTCCCTTACTCGCTTGTGGTTGGATCGAACGTTATGATGCAATGCCACCGATGGCATTCGAAGAGCTGGTGCAAGAACTTGTACCTGCGACTACACCGCTGTATACGGAGATTCATGAGTTGCTACGCCGGAAAAAGGCGGGCGAGGAACTGGATCTGGAGCCGCAGTTGCCAGCAATACAGGCTTTTTTGGCGGAGAGAATCGAGCATTTTGACAGACTTGCCGGACAGATGGAGAATGAGCAGATTATTGAATTTGAAGAATTGGACCGGATTTTCCGATTTGCATTGCAAGAGGTATGGAACTGA